In the Alligator mississippiensis isolate rAllMis1 chromosome 7, rAllMis1, whole genome shotgun sequence genome, one interval contains:
- the LOC132251793 gene encoding olfactory receptor 14A16-like: protein MAICKPLHYATVMNRRACLLMAAAAWSAALLYSALHTGNTFRLPFCHSNIVNQFFCEVPQLLRISFSEVFTSEIQILIFTACLGLVCIAFIFVSYIQIFTTVLRVPSEQGRHKAVSTCLPHLIVVSLLGSTGMIAYMKPTSGSPSALDLMLSVLYSMIPP, encoded by the exons ATGG ccatctgcaaaccactgcactatgcgacagtgatgaacaggagagcttgtctgctaatggcagccgcggcctggagcgctgctcttctgtactctgccctgcacacagggaacacctttaggctgcccttctgccactccaacatcgtcaaccagttcttctgtgaagtcccccagctccttaggatttctttctcagaggtgtttactagtgaaattcagattcttaTTTTTACTGCATGTTTAGGTCTTGTTTGCATTgcgtttatatttgtgtcttatattcagatattcactactgtactgagagtcccctcagagcagggccggcataaagcagtttccacctgccttccccacctcattgttgtctccttgctgggaagcactgggatgattgcttatatgaagcccacatctgggtccccatcagctctggacctcatgctgtctgttctctattccatgatcccacca